A stretch of Acropora muricata isolate sample 2 chromosome 7, ASM3666990v1, whole genome shotgun sequence DNA encodes these proteins:
- the LOC136922512 gene encoding DNA polymerase beta-like, with the protein MSKRKAPAQNPNSEFCDFLIELAEYEKNVARQIHKYNAYRKAASVLAKHPTKIKSGADARKLPGIGDKIGKKIDEFIKTGKLEKFEKIRKDDSSLAIQQLTRVSGIGPAAARKLVDDGITTVEELKKVQDKLNHHQKIGLKYVEEFEKRIPREEMLTLQEIITQMVADFDKEVIATVCGSFRRGSASSGDIDVLMTHPSFFSYNDDFDKKALLHGAVKKMTKEGFVTDTISLGDTKFMGVCVLPKTDEKLHRRIDIRLIPNDQYYCGILYFTGSDEFNRRMRQEALEKGFTINEYSIRPLGSTGVPGEPIPVTSEEEIFELIDMDYKQPHERNL; encoded by the exons ATGAGTAAACGAAAAGCCCCTGCTCAGAATCCAAACAGCGAATTTTGTGATTTTCTTATCG AGCTTGCGGAATACGAGAAGAATGTAGCAAGACAAATTCATAAATACAACGCATACAG AAAAGCAGCATCCGTGCTTGCAAAGCATCCCACAAAAATCAAAAGTGGAGCCGATGCTCGGAAATTG CCGGGGATTGgagacaaaattggcaaaaagaTTGACGAGTTTATCAAGACAGGGAAGTTGGAGAAGTTCGAAAAG ATAAGGAAGGATGACTCAAGTCTGGCTATTCAGCAGTTAACAAGAGTTTCTGGAATTGG GCCAGCTGCTGCAAGAAAGCTAGTTGATGATGGCATAACGACAGTTGAAG AGCTTAAAAAGGTCCAAGACAAGCTCAATCATCACCAGAAAATTGGACTCAA ATATGTGGAAGAATTTGAAAAGCGCATTCCACGAGAAGAGATGCTTACGCTTCAG GAAATTATTACACAGATGGTCGCAGATTTTGACAAAGAAGTAATTGCAACCGTTTGTGGTAGTTTTAGGAGAG GGTCTGCATCCAGTGGAGACATAGATGTGTTGATGACTCATCCCTCATTCTTTTCCTACAATGATGACTTTGACAAG AAAGCTCTTCTTCATGGTGCTGTCAAGAAAATGACAAAAGAGGGGTTTGTCACAGATACAATTTCCCTGGGTGACACAAAATTTATG ggAGTATGTGTGCTGCCAAAAACAGATGAAAAACTACACAGAAGAATAGACATTAG ATTGATTCCCAATGATCAATACTATTGCGGGATTCTGTACTTCACTGGTAGTGATGAATTTAACAGAAGAATGCGACAGGAAGCGCTGGAGAAAGGCTTCACCATTAATGAGTACTCTATCCG gcCTTTGGGGAGTACTG gtGTGCCAGGAGAGCCCATTCCGGTGACAAGCGAAGAGGAAATATTTGAATTGATTGACATGGATTACAAACAACCTCATGAGAGAAATCTCTGA